One Turneriella parva DSM 21527 genomic region harbors:
- a CDS encoding adenylate/guanylate cyclase domain-containing protein — translation MSSKPAICLVHRSDSPPEGIIAALSTLSEVRVFSGTRPLPPVSDTAQLLVFYAPVVDTDFLPEIQHHCNAGKRSVIVICANLAKPQRQQMLQMGVAEILEPDIDHAELIIKVRRVIEAVNLAGRIAELDGHIEKLSAYFSGDVVKMILGQQATNHDYGENLEATIFFLDIRNFTRISEGVEPNLIAALLNRLYTDIMDLILTYKGSVNKIIGDALLSTFGCPVRGERDARNAVECALAIRDTLHLFNSTKPAYIQEDISIGMGIATGRVFAGTIGSYRKRDYTVIGDTVNIAARLEGLTKQTRFDLIIDRKTRDLAGQDLKVRKLQVSRVRGRTQPMEIFLVDGLAHKAAATGTDAVFFSS, via the coding sequence GTGAGCAGCAAACCGGCAATCTGCCTGGTGCACCGGTCAGATTCACCCCCTGAAGGTATCATAGCAGCACTCAGCACACTTTCTGAAGTCCGCGTTTTTTCAGGCACCCGGCCACTGCCGCCTGTTTCAGACACTGCGCAGCTTCTCGTGTTTTATGCTCCGGTAGTCGATACTGACTTTCTGCCCGAAATTCAACATCACTGCAATGCGGGAAAGCGATCTGTCATTGTGATCTGTGCGAACCTCGCGAAACCTCAGAGGCAGCAAATGCTGCAGATGGGCGTAGCAGAAATTCTTGAACCTGATATCGACCACGCAGAACTCATCATAAAAGTACGGCGCGTGATCGAGGCGGTCAATCTGGCGGGCCGCATCGCCGAACTCGATGGCCATATCGAGAAACTTTCAGCGTATTTTTCGGGCGATGTGGTAAAGATGATTCTGGGCCAGCAAGCCACAAACCACGATTATGGCGAGAATCTCGAAGCCACAATCTTCTTTCTCGACATTCGCAATTTTACACGCATCAGCGAAGGCGTCGAACCCAACCTCATTGCAGCGTTGTTGAACCGCCTCTATACAGATATTATGGATTTAATACTGACGTACAAGGGGTCAGTCAATAAAATTATCGGCGACGCCCTGTTATCGACCTTTGGCTGCCCGGTGCGGGGTGAACGCGATGCCCGCAATGCCGTTGAGTGCGCCCTGGCGATTCGCGACACGCTTCACCTGTTCAACAGCACGAAACCGGCCTACATACAAGAAGATATCTCTATCGGCATGGGCATTGCAACCGGGCGCGTATTTGCCGGTACCATCGGCTCATACCGCAAAAGGGATTACACCGTGATTGGTGACACCGTCAATATTGCCGCGCGCCTCGAAGGGTTAACCAAGCAGACACGCTTTGATCTCATCATCGATCGCAAAACCCGCGATCTGGCAGGTCAAGACCTGAAAGTGCGAAAACTGCAGGTGAGTCGGGTGCGTGGCCGCACGCAGCCGATGGAGATTTTTCTCGTCGATGGCCTGGCGCATAAGGCAGCGGCGACCGGCACCGATGCGGTGTTTTTCAGCAGCTAA
- a CDS encoding response regulator, which yields MQTILAVDDSETMRQMVKMTLTAGNYNVILANDGEDGLEKFVSTSDIGLVVTDINMPKMDGIGLIREIRSRNADVPILALTTESEEGMRKKGADAGANGWLVKPFKPAQFIDIIKQIL from the coding sequence ATGCAAACAATTCTGGCGGTAGACGATTCAGAAACCATGCGGCAGATGGTCAAAATGACCCTCACGGCGGGCAATTATAACGTGATTCTCGCGAATGACGGTGAAGACGGTCTTGAAAAATTCGTCAGCACGAGTGATATTGGGCTAGTCGTCACCGATATCAACATGCCCAAGATGGATGGTATTGGTCTTATTCGTGAAATACGCTCGCGCAACGCCGATGTGCCGATTCTGGCGCTCACCACAGAATCTGAAGAAGGCATGAGAAAAAAAGGTGCGGATGCAGGTGCGAACGGCTGGCTTGTAAAACCTTTCAAGCCAGCGCAGTTCATCGATATCATCAAACAGATTCTGTAG
- a CDS encoding response regulator produces the protein MANILAVDDSEPMRAIVSQALRSGGHEVTLAEEGEDALTKFKSGEFDLIITDINMPVMDGYAFVKAVRALNGDIPILALTTEGQESQRKAGEDAGVDGWIVKPIKPAQFLAIVKQILT, from the coding sequence ATGGCAAACATTCTTGCGGTCGACGATTCAGAGCCGATGCGCGCCATCGTGTCGCAGGCATTAAGGTCGGGCGGGCATGAGGTTACCCTGGCCGAAGAGGGCGAAGACGCGCTGACAAAATTCAAGTCAGGCGAATTCGACCTGATCATTACCGACATCAATATGCCGGTGATGGATGGCTACGCATTCGTCAAGGCGGTGCGGGCGCTGAACGGCGATATTCCGATTCTCGCGCTGACGACAGAAGGGCAAGAAAGCCAGCGCAAGGCAGGCGAAGATGCCGGCGTCGACGGCTGGATAGTCAAGCCCATTAAACCCGCTCAGTTTCTCGCGATCGTAAAGCAGATTCTGACATGA
- a CDS encoding response regulator: MGKVLAVDDSEPMRKMVGLVLGSAGFEVTLAQNGADALEKLRAEDFDLLVTDINMPVMHGIDLIQHARRLHEELPILALTTEGQEAMRKRGQDAGANGWVQKPFKPVQFLEVIRQLVSHT; the protein is encoded by the coding sequence ATGGGAAAGGTACTCGCAGTCGATGATTCAGAGCCGATGCGCAAAATGGTGGGGCTCGTGCTCGGCTCGGCCGGGTTCGAGGTGACTCTGGCGCAAAATGGCGCAGACGCGCTCGAGAAACTCAGGGCAGAGGATTTTGATCTGCTGGTGACTGACATTAATATGCCGGTGATGCATGGTATCGACCTGATTCAGCATGCGCGGCGCCTGCATGAAGAGTTGCCGATTCTGGCGCTCACAACCGAAGGGCAAGAGGCGATGCGCAAACGTGGGCAAGATGCCGGGGCGAACGGCTGGGTGCAGAAACCCTTTAAACCTGTGCAATTTCTCGAAGTGATTCGCCAACTCGTCAGCCATACGTAA
- a CDS encoding sensor histidine kinase, whose protein sequence is MSGEENIGIVIFGTEAQVAWCSSALSGVLKARRHFVTERDKLGETIRTAVPEIALLATGDANSCRNLILLCRRENPALLIIIWNAENGRLSAEKDLCQSTFAIVDGDAGTLDIIAILKKAFAFVLQKREQQELQRKRQLRRQNPAQWLMGEENAERHRQLEYARSLIRNILHSASQGLGIGAVLTYIDLLQMSPAIQAIKEGDETISGLVKNASAARQWLAAFENILTGLQKRYEADLLPFTTVNNAITAAVKNSEHFRAIKGHEVVMALSEFVGTVRGNAEAIGEIIAELLLNAYKYSPAKSKVRLMCYVTPEIYSVVVVSEIETMRGGVTGVPAAFEKRVFEPFFRLNNTWDDRFREQKYGLGIGLTLAEHAAEQCGARLYLYQIELPATEVAADGAERANRIVAELTLQRAG, encoded by the coding sequence ATGAGCGGCGAAGAGAACATTGGTATCGTTATATTCGGTACCGAAGCGCAGGTCGCCTGGTGTTCGAGCGCACTTTCAGGAGTTCTCAAGGCGCGGCGGCATTTTGTCACCGAACGTGACAAGCTCGGTGAGACGATACGCACAGCAGTACCCGAAATTGCACTGCTCGCCACCGGCGATGCCAATTCATGCCGCAACCTGATTTTACTCTGCCGCCGCGAGAACCCGGCGCTGCTGATCATAATCTGGAACGCCGAGAACGGCAGGCTTTCTGCAGAAAAAGATCTGTGCCAGAGTACATTCGCGATCGTCGATGGCGATGCCGGCACGCTCGATATCATCGCGATTCTCAAGAAGGCGTTCGCCTTCGTCTTGCAGAAGCGTGAGCAGCAAGAGCTGCAGCGTAAACGGCAATTGCGGCGGCAGAACCCCGCGCAGTGGCTCATGGGTGAAGAAAATGCAGAACGCCACCGCCAGCTCGAATACGCACGGTCACTGATTCGAAACATTCTGCACTCGGCATCACAGGGTCTGGGCATCGGCGCTGTATTGACCTATATCGATCTGTTGCAGATGTCACCGGCGATACAGGCAATCAAAGAGGGTGACGAAACGATCAGTGGCCTCGTCAAGAATGCGAGCGCCGCGCGGCAGTGGCTGGCCGCGTTTGAAAATATTCTGACCGGCCTGCAGAAACGTTACGAGGCCGATCTGCTGCCGTTCACGACCGTGAATAATGCGATAACCGCTGCCGTCAAAAACAGTGAGCATTTCAGAGCGATTAAGGGTCATGAAGTAGTGATGGCGCTGAGCGAATTTGTCGGCACGGTGCGCGGCAACGCTGAGGCGATCGGTGAAATCATCGCCGAGCTGCTCTTGAACGCTTACAAATACTCTCCCGCGAAAAGTAAAGTACGGCTTATGTGTTATGTGACGCCCGAGATCTACTCGGTGGTGGTCGTGAGTGAGATCGAGACGATGCGCGGCGGTGTCACCGGCGTGCCCGCTGCCTTTGAAAAACGGGTGTTCGAGCCGTTCTTCAGGTTAAACAATACGTGGGACGACCGGTTTCGCGAGCAGAAATATGGTCTCGGTATTGGCCTGACTCTGGCCGAGCATGCGGCCGAGCAGTGTGGCGCGCGGCTATATCTGTACCAGATTGAATTGCCTGCAACCGAAGTTGCGGCCGACGGCGCAGAGCGCGCAAATCGCATCGTCGCTGAGTTGACGTTGCAGAGGGCAGGGTGA
- a CDS encoding response regulator has product MSTTAAPKDYQIILADDHSILRAGVKVLIEGKPGFKVVGEVGNGQDLLDLLAKIPCDMVVLDLNMPLMNGIEALEYMQMHFPRVAVLVLTTHKEKPFLKRALAKGAKGYLLKEETHDKLISAISDIRQGKRVISAEMTSLIVDDYSTDLSSPLTADLLTQREKEILSLTANGLTSKEIAERLDISARTVEAHRGNVREKLGITTMSELVKYAMDHNLL; this is encoded by the coding sequence ATGTCAACAACGGCTGCCCCCAAAGACTACCAGATTATTCTCGCAGACGATCATTCGATCTTGCGCGCCGGCGTGAAAGTGCTGATCGAAGGCAAACCCGGGTTCAAGGTTGTCGGCGAAGTCGGTAACGGTCAAGACCTGCTCGACCTGTTGGCGAAAATTCCCTGTGATATGGTCGTGCTCGACCTGAATATGCCGCTCATGAACGGCATCGAAGCTCTCGAATACATGCAAATGCACTTTCCCCGGGTGGCGGTGCTCGTGCTGACGACTCATAAAGAAAAACCTTTCCTGAAGCGGGCTCTCGCAAAAGGGGCGAAAGGCTATCTTCTCAAAGAAGAGACGCATGATAAATTGATATCCGCCATAAGCGATATTCGCCAGGGCAAACGTGTTATTTCGGCAGAGATGACGAGCCTCATCGTCGACGACTATTCGACCGACCTTTCGAGCCCGCTGACTGCAGACCTGTTGACGCAGCGCGAAAAAGAAATTCTGAGCCTGACCGCCAATGGCCTCACGAGCAAAGAGATTGCCGAACGGCTCGATATCAGCGCACGCACAGTAGAAGCGCACCGCGGCAACGTGCGCGAAAAGCTGGGCATCACGACGATGAGCGAACTCGTCAAGTATGCAATGGACCACAATCTATTGTAA